A genomic stretch from Helianthus annuus cultivar XRQ/B chromosome 1, HanXRQr2.0-SUNRISE, whole genome shotgun sequence includes:
- the LOC110871100 gene encoding F-box/kelch-repeat protein At3g24760, whose protein sequence is MEDSIPNTLKESVESLNFLSSDLIQLILSHLPIRSIIRCSAVCKLWHAITTASSFSPTATNTPWFFLYGRNNIFVKKNQAFAFDPYSNEWIKLPPNLFPPSISHESSFIGSDGFFFNTAANNFSFSPILKPLWRETTPLKFSRLNPLVGVINEAGSNLNNLKNYSNSSLPHIIVVGGVRFIGGLVDIEDNLAVEIYNPNLNSWAHCPPLPVDFRAANSSQSLSSALIKSKFYVFGIYSCFISSFDLINRVWSDVQTLRPPGVIISFIISCRNQLMLAGVCNACGGPSFNVWKIDESTSEFSEVAIMPDDLLEWLFDGDEDDKYASLKCVGFGGFIFVFNEEHRRNYPACVCEIGAGSSECRWRRVPELPEPVNRFHKVIGFCSTVSFSQLIDGEIG, encoded by the coding sequence ATGGAAGATTCAATTCCAAACACCCTCAAAGAATCAGTAGAATCCTTGAATTTCCTCAGCTCTGATTTAATCCAACTCATCTTATCCCACCTCCCAATCCGCTCAATCATCCGTTGCTCCGCGGTTTGCAAACTCTGGCACGCGATCACCACCGCCTCGTCGTTCTCCCCCACCGCCACCAACACCCCGTGGTTCTTCCTCTACGGCCGTAACAACATTTTTGTCAAAAAAAACCAAGCCTTCGCTTTCGACCCGTATTCAAACGAGTGGATCAAACTCCCGCCAAATCTCTTCCCGCCTTCAATTTCGCACGAATCGTCGTTCATTGGATCCGACGGGTTTTTCTTCAACACGGCCGCGAATAATTTTAGTTTTTCTCCAATTTTGAAACCCTTGTGGCGGGAAACCACGCCTTTAAAATTCTCACGGTTAAACCCACTAGTGGGTGTTATTAACGAGGCCGGCTCGAATTTGAATAATTTAAAAAATTATTCAAATTCGAGTTTGCCTCACATTATTGTTGTTGGTGGAGTTAGATTTATTGGTGGATTAGTTGACATTGAAGACAATCTAGCCGTTGAAATTTATAACCCTAATTTAAATTCGTGGGCCCACTGCCCGCCGCTGCCCGTAGATTTTCGGGCAGCGAATTCGTCACAATCATTATCGTCCGCTTtgatcaaatcaaaattttacgTATTCGGAATTTATTCTTGTTTCATATCATCATTCGATTTGATTAATCGAGTTTGGAGTGATGTTCAAACGCTTCGGCCACCGGGAGTTATCATTTCGTTTATAATATCTTGCCGAAACCAACTAATGTTGGCCGGAGTTTGCAACGCTTGTGGTGGACCGTCGTTTAATGTTTGGAAAATTGATGAATCGACGTCGGAGTTTAGTGAGGTTGCGATTATGCCGGATGATTTGCTCGAGTGGTTGTttgatggtgatgaagatgataagTATGCTAGCTTGAAatgtgtgggatttggggggtttaTATTTGTGTTTAATGAAGAACATCGCCGGAATTACCCCGCTTGTGTGTGTGAAATCGGGGCGGGTTCTAGTGAGTGTAGGTGGAGGAGGGTGCCAGAGTTGCCGGAGCCGGTGAACAGGTTCCACAAGGTTATTGGATTCTGCTCAACTGTTTCTTTTAGTCAGCTGATAGATGGTGAAATTGGATAG
- the LOC110871087 gene encoding vesicle-associated membrane protein 722, which translates to MGQQSLIYSFVARGTVILSEYTEFTGNFTSIAAQCLQKLPASNNKFTYNCDGHTFNYLVEGGFTYCVVAVESVGRQVPMAFLERVKEDFTKKYGGGKAATAVANSLSKEFGPKLKEQMQYCVDHPEEISKLAKVKAQVSEVKGVMMENIEKVLDRGEKIELLVDKTENLRSQAQDFRTQGTQMRRKMWLQNMKIKLIVLGIIIALILIIVLSACGGFNCGK; encoded by the exons ATGGGGCAACAGTCGTTGATCTACAGTTTCGTCGCCAGAGGAACCGTGATCCTCTCTGAATACACTGAGTTCACCGGAAACTTCACCAGCATCGCCGCTCAGTGTCTCCAGAAGCTTCCTGCTTCCAACAACAAGTTCACCTACAACTGCGATGGTCACACCTTCAACTATCTTGTTGAAGGCGGTTTCA CATACTGTGTTGTGGCTGTCGAATCTGTCGGTAGACAGGTTCCAATGGCTTTTCTTGAGCGAGTCAAGGAGGACTTCACTAAGAAATATGGCGGTGGGAAAGCTGCAACGGCTGTTGCCAATAGTCTGAGCAAAGAATTTGG TCCCAAGCTGAAGGAGCAGATGCAGTACTGTGTGGACCATCCAGAAGAGATCAGCAAGCTTGCGAAGGTCAAAGCCCAGGTTTCTGAAGTTAAGGGTGTGATGATGGAAAACATTGAAAAG GTTCTTGACCGTGGAGAGAAGATTGAGCTTCTGGTGGATAAAACAGAGAATCTTCGCTCTCAG GCACAAGATTTTAGGACACAAGGTACACAAATGAGGAGGAAAATGTGGTTGCAAAACATGAAGATAAAATTGATAGTTCTCGGAATTATCATTGCTTTGATTCTCATTATCGTCTTATCGGCTTGTGGCGGCTTTAATTGCGGCAAGTGA